The DNA region ACCCGGATGTGGGGCCGCGGCCGGCTGGTGTCCGCGGTGCGGGAGGGCAAGGAGGAGAGCGGCGCGAAGTTCTCCGACTACTTCGACTTCGCCGAGCCCTTCACCAAGCTGCCCTCGCACCGCGTGCTGGCGATGCTGCGCGGCGAGAAGGAGGAGGTCCTCGACCTCACCCTGGAGCCCGAGGAGCCCACCGAGGGCCCCAGCAGCTACGAGCGGACCATCGCCCAGCGCTTCGGCATCGCCGACCGCGGCCGGCCCGCCGACAAGTGGCTCGCCGACACCGTCCGCTGGGCCTGGCGCACCCGCTTCCTGGTCCGCCTCGGCATCGACCTGCGGGTCCAGCTGCGCCAGCAGGCCGAGGACGAGGCGGTCCGCGTCTTCGCCGCCAACCTGCGCGACCTGCTGCTCGCCGCACCGGCCGGCACCCGCGCCACCATGGGCCTGGACCCGGGCCTGCGCACCGGCGTGAAGGTCGCGGTGGTCGACGGCACCGGCAAGGTGGTGGCCACCGACACCATCTACCCGCACGCGCCGCGCAACCGGTGGGACGACTCGCTCGCCACGCTGGCCCGGCTGGCCGCCGCCCACCGCGTCGACCTCATCGCCATCGGCAACGGCACCGCCTCCCGCGAGACCGACCGGCTGGCCGCCGACCTGATCAAGCGGCACCCCGAACTGAAGCTCACCAAGGCGGTGGTGTCCGAGGCCGGCGCCTCGGTCTACTCCGCCTCCGCCTACGCCTCGGCCGAACTGCCGGACCTGGACGTGTCGCTGCGCGGCGCGGTCTCCATCGCCCGCCGGCTCCAGGACCCGCTGGCCGAGCTCGTCAAGATCGACCCGCGGTCCATCGGCGTCGGGCAGTACCAGCACGACCTGTCCGAGCTGAAGCTGTCGCGCTCGCTGGACGCGGTGGTCGAGGACTGCGTCAACGGCGTGGGCGTGGACGTCAACACGGCCTCGGCGCCGCTGCTGCGCCGCGTCTCCGGCATCACCGAGGGCCTGGCCGCCAACATCGTCGCGCACCGCGACGCCAACGGCCCCTTCCGCACCCGCAAGGACCTCAAGGAGGTCGCCCGCCTCGGCCCGAAGGCGTACGAGCAGTGCGCCGGCTTCCTGCGCATCCAGGGCGGCGACGACCCGCTGGACGCCTCCAGCGTGCACCCCGAGGCCTACCCGGTGGTGCGCAGGATCAGCGCCGCCGCCGGCGCGGACGTGCCCTCGCTGATCGGCAACTCCGCGGTGCTGCGCACCCTTTCGCCGCAGGACTTCGTGGACGAGTCCTTCGGCCTGCCGACCGTCACCGACATCCTCGCCGAACTGGAGAAGCCCGGCCGCGACCCGCGTCCCGCCTTCAGGACCGCGGCCTTCAAGGAGGGCGTGGAGGAGATGAAGGACCTGCGCCCCGGGATGCTGCTGGAGGGCGTGGTCACCAACGTCGCGGCGTTCGGCGCGTTCGTCGACGTCGGTGTCCACCAGGACGGCCTGGTGCACGTCTCGGCGCTGTCCGACTCCTACGTCTCCGACCCGCACGACGTGGTCAAGTCCGGCGACATCGTGCGGGTCAAGGTGCTGGACGTGGATCTGCCGCGCAAGCGGATCTCGCTGACGCTGCGGCTGGAGGACGAGGCGCGCCCGGCCCGCGGCGACCGGGACCGCGGCGGGGACCGGCGCGGCGGCGGCGAGCGGCGCGGCAACCCGCCCCGGCAGGGCGGTCGCGGCGGCCAGGGCGGCCAGGGACGGCAGGGCGGTCAGGGGCAGCAGGGCGGGCGCAGGGGCGGCGGGCAGGACCGGCCGGCCCCGGCGGCGCGATGGCCGACGCGCTGCGCCGCGCCGGACTGACCGGCGGCAAGTAGCCCGCGCCCGCGGCTCCTCGCGCGCCGCGCCGCGGCGTCCGCGTGGCCGGCCGCCGCGCGGCACCGCGCAACCCGCCCCGCACGGGCGGCCGTCGGGACCCGCGGCGCGCCGCCCGCGCGGCGTGCCGTGCCGGTCCCCGCGAGCTTTGACGTGACCTTGCCAGGGGTAGCCTCGGCCGGTGACCTCAAGAACGCGGACACCCCGCATCACGTGGATGATCCCCGTCGTGGCGGCCGTACTCGCCGCCCTCGCGGCCGTGCTGACCGTCCCCGCCACCGCGCACGCGGCCGACCCGGCGCACACCGGGACCGTGCGCGACGGGCTCAGCCGGCCCCTCTACTCCTACGCCGACGCCATCCGCGAGGCCGTGTGGGTCGACACCGGCCTCGACTACGACGGCGACGGGCACACCGACCGCGTGGCCGTCGACATCGTCCGGCCCGCCGAGCCCGCCGCGGCCGGCCGCAAGGTGCCGGTCATCATGGACGCCAGCCCGTACTACTCCTGCTGCGGGCGCGGCAACGAGGGCCAGGTCAAGACCTACGACGCGGCCGGGGACATCGTCCAGGCCCCGCTGTTCTACGACAACTACTTCGTGCCGCGCGGCTACGCCACCGTGCTGGTCGACCTGGCCGGCACCAACCGCTCCGACGGCTGCGTGGACGTCGGCGGACGGTCCGACGTGCAGTCGGCGAAGGCCGTCGTGGACTGGCTGAACGGCCGCGCCAAGGGCTACAGCGCCCGCTCCGGCGGCAGCGCGGTGACCGCCGGCTGGACCGACGGCGCCGTCGGCATGATCGGCAAGAGCTGGGACGGCACCATCGCCAACGGCGTCGCCGCCACCGGCGTCGCGGGGCTGCGGACGATCGTGCCGATCAGCGCCATCTCCTCCTGGTACGACTACTACTTCCACCAGGGCGCGCCGCTGCAGGACGGCCCCGAGTGGCTGTCGGACACGGTGGAGAGCGACAGCGCCCGCGCCGTCTGCGGCCCCGAGCAGCAGAAGATCGCCGACGGCTCGCCGCGCTCCGGCGACTGGACCCCGTTCTGGACCGAGCGCGACTACGTCAAGGACGCCGGCAAGGTCCGCGCCAGCGTCTTCGCCGTCCAGGGCATGCAGGACCTCAACGTGCGCACCAAGCACTTCGGCCAGTGGTGGACCGCGCTGGCCGCGCACGGCGTGCAGCGCAAGGTGTGGCTGTCGCAGACCGGGCACGTCGACCCCTTCGACTACCGGCGCGGCCCCTGGGTCGCCACCCTCCAGCGCTGGTTCGACCACTACCTGCTCGGCGTGGACAACGGCATCCAGCGCGAGCCGATGGCCGACATCGAGCGGAGCGTCGACACCTGGACCACCGACCCGGTCTGGCCGGCCCCGGCACCCGCGACACCCCGCTCGCGCTCGGCCCGACCGCCACGCCCGGACTCGGCACCCTCGGCACGCACCCGCGCGCGGCGTCCTCCGGCGCCACCGAGTCCTTCACCGACGACCCCGGGCTGTGGGAGGAGGACTGGGCCGCCGCCGCGGACACCGCGACCCCGGCCAAGACCGCCTTCACCACCGGCGTGCTGACCAAGGACCTGCGGATCTCCGGCGGCGGCACCCTCACGGTGACCGCCACGCCGTCCACGACCAGCGCCCACCTGTCGGCGGTCCTGGTGGACCTCGGCCCCGCCGTCATCCGCGACTACCTCGGCGGCGGCGAGGGCATCACCACCGGCGGCACCCGCTCCTGCTACGGCGAGAGCACCGCCGGCGACAGCGCCTGCTTCCTGGACACCTCCGCCGACCAGGAGTCCGTCGACCACACCGTCTTCAGCCGCGGTTGGGCCGACCTCGGCCACTACGCGTCGCTGTCGCACGGCGTGCCGCTGACACCGGGCCGGTCCTACACCATGACGATCCAGCTCGCCGCCACCGACCACGTGGTGCCGGCCGGCCACCGGCTCGCGCTGATCGTCGCGGGCACCGACGGCGGACTGATCCTGCCGCCGGACACCACGCCGACGGTGTCGGTCGACCTGTCGCGCTCGGTGCTGCGGCTGCCGCTGACCGGCGGCGCGGCGGCGCTGCGCGCCGGACCTGCCGCGCCGGCCGGGAAGGCCGTCCGCGCCCCGGCGGGTGCCGGGCCCGCGGCGCCCAGGCCCGCTTTCGACCCGGCGGCCGAGCTGGGCTGACCGGGCGGAGAGGGAACCGCGAGGGTCCGCGGCGCGTTCCACTGGGTAGACACGGTGAGGCGCGTCGCGGGCCGCCCGCGCGCGGCCGCGGCGGGCGAGGCCCACCGCGGGCGGGAGCCGGGAACAGGAGTCGGGGAGATGTCCAATCGCGCGAAGATCGCCATCGGGGGAGTGGCCGTCGGGCTGTTCCTGCTCATCTGGCTGCCGTTCTGGGCGGTCGTGCTGATCATCGTGGGCGTGCCCGCCGCCGCCTACCTGATGCTCGACCCCTCGCAGCGCCGCCGGCTGCGCCGCGTGAGCAGGCGGCAAATCGGTCGCTGACCAGCGGCGTCCCCGGATACGCTGAGCCATCGGGTCAGGGCATCCGACCGAGGGGACGACGTCTTCCATGAGTTCCGCGAGTTCCGCGAGTTCGTCGAGTTCCATGGGTTCCGCGAGCACGGACGCGGCGGACACGCCGGGCACGCCCGCGCACGCCGCCGCACCGGACACGACCGACGCCGCGCCGGCCGGCGTGCCCGCCGGCCGCGTCGTCGCGGTCAGCCGCGACGGCGAGCACCGCTTCAGCAAGGCCAACCAGGACAGCATCCGGCTGCTCGCCGGGCTCGGCGTGGAGGGCCACCAGGGCGTCACCGTCCAGCACCTGTCGCGCGTCGCCCGCGACCCGGACCAGCCCAATCTGCGCCAGGTGCACCTCATCCACGCCGAGCTGTTCGACGAACTGCGCGACGCCGGCTACGACATCCGGCCCGGCGACCTCGGCGAGAACATCACCACCCGCGGCGTCGACCTGCTCGCGCTGCCGGTCGGCACGGTCCTGGCCGTCGGCGGGGCCACCGTCGAGCTCACCGGCCTGCGCAACCCCTGCCGGCAGATCGACCGCTTCCGCACCGGCCTGCTCCGCCAGGTCGTCGGCCGCGACCAGACCGGGGCCGTCGTCCGCAAGGCCGGCGTCATGGGCGTCGTCCGCGGCACCGGCACGGTCACGCCGGGCAGTCGCGTCGACGTCGTCCTGCCCCCGCGCCCGCACCGCCCGCTGGAGCAGGTATGACCGCGAAAGGCACGACGGCGGACGGCACGACGGCGGACGGCACGACGGCAGAAGGCACGACCGCCGCGCCCGTACCGGCGCCTGACGTCCCGGCCGCACCCGTGACCGTGGCCGACGTCCGCTCCGTCGCCGACCTGCTCGCCGTCACCGAGTCCGGCCACCGCGCGAAGTACCTCTGCTTCTGGAAGGACGAACCACGGCGCGACGGTCCCCCGGGCCCCGGCTGCCTCAGCCAGTGGTCGCCCTCGCCGTTCACCGTGGACGGGGTCCGCTACGCGACGGCCGAGCACTGGATGATGGCCGGCAAGGCCCGGCTGTTCGGCGACGAGGCGGCGCGGCGGCGGGCGATCGAGGGCGGACACCCCAAGCAGGCCAAGGACGCGGGGCGTTCGGTGC from Actinacidiphila sp. DG2A-62 includes:
- a CDS encoding MOSC domain-containing protein, with the translated sequence MPAGRVVAVSRDGEHRFSKANQDSIRLLAGLGVEGHQGVTVQHLSRVARDPDQPNLRQVHLIHAELFDELRDAGYDIRPGDLGENITTRGVDLLALPVGTVLAVGGATVELTGLRNPCRQIDRFRTGLLRQVVGRDQTGAVVRKAGVMGVVRGTGTVTPGSRVDVVLPPRPHRPLEQV
- a CDS encoding NADAR family protein, whose translation is MTAKGTTADGTTADGTTAEGTTAAPVPAPDVPAAPVTVADVRSVADLLAVTESGHRAKYLCFWKDEPRRDGPPGPGCLSQWSPSPFTVDGVRYATAEHWMMAGKARLFGDEAARRRAIEGGHPKQAKDAGRSVRGFDEEVWRRERFALVVEGSVHKFSAHPELGAYLLSTGTRVLVEASPLDRVWGIGLTADDERARRPADWRGLNLLGFALMEARARLAAAAA